A window of the Thermoleophilia bacterium SCSIO 60948 genome harbors these coding sequences:
- a CDS encoding cupin domain-containing protein has product MAAAGDRFEMPDGSVYLVVTPSAETGGEYVEMEFILPPGCVAPPPHVHPSQVEEYEVVSGRFEVVVDGEWSKLGPGESASVPVGALHTFRNATDEAVHVRNWHRPAMRFEEFIEGTRAALDVAGVTGGRDPRVPMILSTSMLAYPETLAPGRRRERIAMRALATIGRLLRVT; this is encoded by the coding sequence ATGGCGGCGGCGGGCGATCGATTCGAGATGCCCGACGGCAGCGTCTACCTCGTCGTGACGCCGAGCGCCGAGACCGGCGGCGAGTACGTCGAGATGGAGTTCATCCTGCCGCCGGGGTGCGTCGCTCCGCCACCACACGTCCATCCCTCGCAGGTCGAGGAGTACGAGGTCGTCTCCGGGCGCTTCGAGGTCGTCGTCGACGGGGAGTGGTCGAAGCTCGGTCCGGGCGAGAGCGCCTCGGTCCCGGTCGGCGCGCTCCACACCTTCCGCAACGCGACCGACGAGGCAGTCCATGTCCGCAACTGGCACCGGCCGGCGATGCGCTTCGAGGAGTTCATCGAGGGAACGCGAGCGGCACTCGACGTGGCCGGGGTCACGGGCGGCCGCGACCCGCGCGTCCCGATGATCCTGTCGACCTCGATGCTCGCCTATCCGGAGACGCTCGCGCCCGGCCGACGGCGCGAGCGGATCGCGATGCGCGCCCTTGCCACGATCGGCCGGCTGCTCCGCGTGACCTGA
- a CDS encoding FAD-dependent oxidoreductase, producing the protein MADQLKVAVVGAGPAGAFAVAQLNARGRRFDIDVFERLPTPWGLLRAGVAPDHGTIKKLDETFDKEVFGRGCRFFGNVRVGEDVTHADLAERYHAVIYAVGAQTDKSLGIPGEDLPGSMPATAFVGWYNGHPDFRDLAPDLSHPTAVVIGNGNVAADVTRVLTRSVDELARTDIADHALEALRESRVERVIMLGRRGPAQAAFTNAELRELGRMDGVNVVVRPEDVELDPVSADWLETEGTFTARRNVEALREFAASPPHPDGFRSIELRFLRSPVAIHGEGRVEQVEVVENELFRDEGGMLRARAVDGSNEKIEAGLVLRSVGYRGVALPDVPFDERRYVLPNEAGRVLDAGSGERLPGVYAVGWIKRGPTGILGTNKRDAAETVDSLVADWESGSLPEPSQGDVAELLGGKDDLVTAVGWRAIESQELAAGQRSKRPRVKIAEHGELLSAARSK; encoded by the coding sequence GGGGCTGCTTCGCGCCGGCGTCGCGCCGGACCACGGCACGATCAAGAAGCTCGACGAGACCTTCGACAAGGAGGTCTTCGGGCGCGGCTGTCGCTTCTTCGGCAACGTCAGGGTCGGAGAGGACGTCACCCATGCCGACCTCGCCGAGCGCTACCACGCCGTCATCTACGCCGTCGGCGCTCAGACCGACAAGTCGCTCGGCATCCCCGGCGAGGACCTGCCCGGTTCGATGCCCGCCACGGCCTTCGTCGGCTGGTACAACGGCCATCCGGACTTCCGCGATCTCGCGCCGGACCTCTCGCATCCGACCGCGGTCGTGATCGGCAACGGCAACGTCGCCGCCGACGTCACACGGGTCCTGACCCGAAGCGTCGACGAGCTCGCCCGCACCGACATCGCCGACCACGCGCTCGAGGCGCTTCGCGAGTCGAGGGTCGAGCGCGTGATCATGCTCGGACGCCGCGGGCCGGCCCAGGCGGCGTTCACCAACGCCGAGCTGCGTGAGCTCGGGCGGATGGACGGGGTCAACGTCGTCGTGCGGCCCGAGGACGTCGAGCTCGATCCGGTCTCGGCCGATTGGCTCGAGACCGAAGGGACCTTCACGGCGCGCCGCAACGTCGAGGCGCTGCGCGAGTTCGCCGCCTCGCCGCCACACCCCGACGGCTTCCGATCGATCGAGCTGCGGTTCCTGCGCTCGCCGGTCGCGATCCACGGCGAGGGCCGCGTCGAGCAGGTCGAGGTCGTCGAGAACGAGCTCTTCCGCGATGAGGGCGGGATGCTCCGGGCTCGAGCCGTCGACGGCTCGAACGAGAAGATCGAGGCGGGGCTCGTGCTGCGCTCGGTCGGCTACCGCGGGGTCGCGCTGCCCGACGTCCCCTTCGACGAGCGCCGCTACGTGTTGCCGAACGAGGCCGGCCGCGTGCTCGACGCCGGCTCGGGTGAGCGCCTGCCCGGCGTCTACGCGGTCGGCTGGATCAAGCGCGGGCCGACGGGCATCCTCGGCACGAACAAGCGCGACGCGGCCGAGACCGTCGACTCGCTCGTCGCCGATTGGGAGAGCGGGTCGCTTCCCGAGCCGAGCCAAGGCGACGTCGCCGAGCTGCTCGGCGGCAAGGACGATCTCGTCACCGCGGTCGGCTGGCGAGCGATCGAGAGCCAGGAGCTCGCGGCCGGCCAGAGGTCGAAGCGGCCACGGGTCAAGATCGCTGAGCACGGCGAGCTGCTCTCGGCGGCGCGGTCGAAGTAG